The following nucleotide sequence is from Lysobacter panacisoli.
GATGCCGTGCTGCGCCATCACCGCGTCGTCGGTGCCGGCGCGGCCGAGCAGGCCGCCGTGCACGATCGGATGCAGCGTCTTGACGCGGCCGTCCATCATTTCGGGGAAGCCGGTGACGTCGCTGACGTCCTTGACCGGCAGGCCGGCATCGCGGATCGCCTTGGCGGTACCGCCGGTGGACAGCAGCTCCACGCCGTGGCCGTGCAGCGCACGGGCCAGGTCGAGCAGGCCGGTCTTGTCGGAAACGGAAAGCAGCGCGCGGCGGAGTTTCACCGGCGAGGCGGCAGGATCGAGGTTCATTGGGGGGCTTGGGAAGCGGAAAGCCCCGGAATTATACGCCGCGTGCCGGACCGGCCGACCCGGCGCAGGACCTGCGTCCTGCGCCAAGTGGTCGTCAGGGCTTGGCCGTGCTGGCGGCCTTGACCGTGGTGCTCGGGAAGTAGAACTCGATCTCGTCGCGCACGGCGAGCATCGCCGGGTCGTGTGCGAGCTTGGTGGCGACTTCCCTGGCGGTGGACTGGACCCATTCCATGCCGCCCTTGCCCAGCCCCTCCGTACCGTCGGAACCGGCGGTCCAGATGTTCTGCGCGCGCGTGGCGGTGCGTTCGAAGGTGTAGCTGGTGACGACCTTGCCGTTCAACAGCACTTCGTAGCGGACGACCAGGCGATCGTTGGTGACCACCGGCAGGATGCCCAGCGTGCCGCCGGACAACATCGCACTGAGCAACCCGGCGGCCGTGCCAGCGGCGGTCGGCCGCACGGTGTGCGTCACCACCAGCACCAGCGGGCTGCCGGCCAGTTCCTTGTCGAGCGCGACGAACGCCGGATCGGACTTGAGCGCGGTGAGCACTTCGTCCTGGGCGACGGACGCGAGGAACTTCATCGGCGGCAACACCACCACGGCGGTGGGCGATGCGCCGCTGGCGATCACCGGTACCTGCACCGGCGGTGGCGGTATCGTGGCATTGGCGGCGGGAGCGGCTGGCTTCGCCGGCGTGCTGCCGTTCGCGACCACGGGGATCGGCGGCGAGACAACAGTCGTGGCGACGGGCGCGACCGGCGTTTGCGCGACGGCGACCGGTGCCGCGGGAGCGGCAACCACGGGCTTGGCCGGCGATATGCCGTTGGGAACCGGCGCCAGCGGCGCGGCGACCTTCGATTGCCCGGCCGTCGCGGACAGCGGAAGTGCGAGCAGGAGAACGAGCATCGGCTTGCGGATCATGGCGCGCCTCCTCACTGGTAGCAGTTGAGCTGGACGGTGTTGGTCAGCGCGGCCTGGTTGGCGGCCTGCATGCTGCCCGCGCCCTGCGCCCGGATCACGTCGAAGGGCACCTTCTCGCGTTGCAGGAACTTCGCCACGTACGTCGCGTCGAGCGCGAAATTCACGTTCTGCGGGATCTGCCCGAGCTGGGCCAGCGCGACCGCGTTGAGCGTGCTCACCGCCATGCCCAGCAGTTCGCCGTTGTCGGAGACGATCGGGCCGCCGCTGTTGCCGGGCTGGATCGGCGCGGAGAACTGGAACATGCCCAGCGAACCGCGTAGCCCCTTGCTCGCGCTGATGTTGCCGCGGGTGACGTTGGGCGAGTCGCCGAGCAACCCCTGCAGCGGGAAACCGACGCTGGTGACCGATTCGCCGAGCACGATCTCGTTGCCCTGGCGCAATGCGATGGCGGTGCCGCGCGGCTTGCCGGAGTCGAGCACGGCGATGTCGAGCAGGTCGCTGGCCGCACGCGAGGTGACCGCGAAGGTGGTGCCGTCCTGGTGCGCTTCCAGCAGCGTGCAATCGCGCGACACGTGGGCCGCGGTCAGCAGCTGGCCGGTCTTGTTGACGAAGAACGCGGTGCCGGTGCGCAGCGGCTTTTCGCGGTCGACGTAGGGCGTGAGGTCGATCTTCGCCGTCGAGGCGTTCGCCGGGAACTGCGTGGCGTCGGGCTTCAGCCGCGTCTGGATGGCGTACATGATCTGCTGCACGGCCAGGCCCGAGGCGGTGGCGGCGCCCGCGTTGAGATTGCTGCCGCGGATCGTCTGATCGATGCTGCCGAACAGCAGCTGCTTGCCGTCGAGGCCGTGGACCGAGTACTTCACCGTAAGCACCGGCTTGCCGGTTTCGCGCGACCACTTCGGCGCCATGTCGACCAGCAGTGCGTACGGTGCGTCGGTCGCACCCGGCACCAGCTGCATGGCCGGGAAGTACTTCTTGCCCACTTCGTCGAGTGCGTCGGCGAATGCCTTGCCCGGCTCGATCCACATGTTGCTGATCGGCACGTAGGTGCGCGCGGTCAGCGACGACGGCGGCACGTAGACGGCGATCGGCGTCGGATTGGACACCACTGGAATGGTCTTGCTCGTCGCGGCGTGGGCCGCGGGCAGGATCATGGACGCGAACAGCACCAGCGCCGGCGCGATGCGCGCAGGCAAGGACACGACGACTCGCATTGGACAGCTTCCCCCGGCTGCGCCGCGTCCACCGGCACGACGCCCGGTACGCGGCAATGGTCTCGTTAGAACCGGCTCCCCAGCCGGTCGAACGGAGTCTAGCGGATTACGGCTCGGGGGTTACAAGGGCCGGAACGAAGCCGGAAGGGCTCAGTCCAGCCCGTACTCGCGCAGCTTCTTGCGCAGCGTGGCGCGGTGGATGCCGAGCATCGCCGCGGCGCGGCTCTGGTTGCCGTCGCAGTGCTG
It contains:
- a CDS encoding S1 family peptidase — its product is MSLPARIAPALVLFASMILPAAHAATSKTIPVVSNPTPIAVYVPPSSLTARTYVPISNMWIEPGKAFADALDEVGKKYFPAMQLVPGATDAPYALLVDMAPKWSRETGKPVLTVKYSVHGLDGKQLLFGSIDQTIRGSNLNAGAATASGLAVQQIMYAIQTRLKPDATQFPANASTAKIDLTPYVDREKPLRTGTAFFVNKTGQLLTAAHVSRDCTLLEAHQDGTTFAVTSRAASDLLDIAVLDSGKPRGTAIALRQGNEIVLGESVTSVGFPLQGLLGDSPNVTRGNISASKGLRGSLGMFQFSAPIQPGNSGGPIVSDNGELLGMAVSTLNAVALAQLGQIPQNVNFALDATYVAKFLQREKVPFDVIRAQGAGSMQAANQAALTNTVQLNCYQ